A segment of the Paraburkholderia fungorum genome:
TGTTCGCGATGAGCCTTGGCGATCACGTCGGTCGGGCCAGCATGGGCACAAAGCCTGCTACCGCAGCAGTGACCACGCGGATCGATGTTGATGATCCGCACGCCACCGTCCGAGGAGCGTGTCGACATGAACAAAACCCGAATACTCGCCACCGCGCTTGCCGCTGCATCGCTAGGTGCGCTGTTGCCCTGCAGCGCACAGGCCGACGATGCCCCCAGCCCGTGCGCGTCGCTCAAACGAATCGTGGCGGCGGCGCCGGGCGGCCTGGCTTCAATGACACCCGAGGATGGCAAAGGCATCGCGCAACCCTACGGCGACGATGCCCAATGTGCTGCGAGCCCAGGCAGCTACCAGTGCACGTGGACGCCGCATCACGACGCCGGTTCGAATGCCGCCGCGTTGCAGGCGGTCGCAGCCGACATCGCGTCGTGTCTGCCCGAAGCGACTCACGATCAGAATTCACCGGGACGCCAGCACTTTTATGTCGGCGATAAAGGCAAGCGGACCGGCATCACGCTGACGCCCACGGGTTCGAACAAACTGCGGCTGGTGGTATCGGGTCAGTGACCGGCGGGCTAGTTAATGAGTAGCTGCGGTGTCCCGATAAATTGAAGTTGAACGGCGGCGACAGTCAGCTTGCCGACGGCCGCCATGTCCAGCCGCGCGACGAGCGCCGCAATTCGACCAGCGACAGCGGCGCGATTTCAATCCGCGCAAATATCTCGGGCGATGCCCCCAGCGCATGCACAATCGCGGCCCGCAGCAGCGGGGCATGCGTGACAGCAACGACATGGCGCGGATGGTTCGATGCGTGGTCCGCAGTCGTAGGGTTCAACGCGTCGAGCCACGCTCCCACCCGCTTCACGAGCGCAGCGAACGACTCGCCTCCGGGCGGCGCGGCGTCGGGATCGCGTGTCCATGCGGCGAGTTCCTGGGGCGCTTCGTTGGCTATGTCGATGAGCCGCTGGCCACGCCATCTGCCGTAATTTATATCCGCCAGAGCTTCGTCGACCGTCGCGGCCAGTCCGAGTGCTGAGGCCGTTTCGCGCGCGCAAACCGCCGGGCTGACGAACGCGGCGGCATCGCCGGAAAAGGCCATACGCGCCCGCACAGCTTCCGTTTCGCCGATGCTACGGGCGTCGAGCGCGTCGTCGTCGATGGGAAAGCGGCCTGCGCGCTGCGCGGCCGTCGACGCGTGGCTGACCAGTAACAGTCGTAGGTCCATTCTTTTCATTTCCGTTCAAACGATGCCGAAACGCGGCGCGGACGGCACGTCCAGGGTCGCGGAGGCCCGAGTTTAGCGCGTAGAATAGCGGGACTGCGAAGCACGGAAGCCGGTGAGAGCCCGGCGCGGTCGCGCCACTGTAATCGGCATCGCAAGCCGAAAGCCAGACCTGAGCTTCGCACCATTCCTTTGCAATCGACTTTCGGGGCGCGCTACCCCCAGGAGATGTCACTATGAACGACACCGTTTTCAATTCCGCGACCCAGCCCGTTGCGCAACCCACGCCTATCCCGTTGCGTGAGTTGCTGCCTTGGGTCGTATTCGGCGGCTTGCTGTTATTGCTCGCGATTTACTTCGTTGGTGCAGAAGAAGGTGCCACGTCGCTGGTGCCCGGCATGTACGTGCATGAATTCGTGCACGACGGTCGCCATCTGCTCGGCTTTCCCTGCCACTAACGGAGCCGGACATGGTTGGTAAATTGTTGGTACGCGGGATGCTCGCCGGCATCGCCGCGGGACTGCTCACGTTCGGCTTCGCGCGACTGGTAGGCGAGCCGCAGGTCGATCAGGCCATTTCGTTCGAAGAAAAGGCAGACGCCGCCAAAGGCGAAGCGCCCGAGCCTGAACTCGTGAGCCGCGAGACCCAGGCGGGCCTCGGATTGCTGACCGGCGTGGTGACGTTCGGCGCGGCGGTCGGCGGTCTGTTCTCGCTGGTGTTCGCGTATGCGTACGGACGTGTCGGCGTGCTGGGCGTGCGCGCGTTGTCCGCGTGGCTCGCGCTGGCGGCGTTCATTGCGCTGGTGATCGTACCCAATATCAAGTACCCGGCTAATCCGCCATCGGTAGGCGACCCCGAGACGATCGGGATGCGCACGGGCCTGTTCTTTCTGATGATCGCGATCTCGATCGCCGCGATGGTGTTCTCGCTGAAGGTGCGACGCCGCGCGGTGCTGAAGCTGGGCGCGTGGAACGGCTCGATTGTCGCGGGACTGGTGTTTATCGTGATCATCGCGGCAGTGCAACTGTCGATGCCGGTCATCAACGAAGTGCCGGCGGCTTTCCCGGCGGTGCTGCTGTGGAAGTTCCGGGTGGCCGCGATCGGCATGCAGGTCATCATGTGGACGACGATCGGGCTGCTGTTCGGCGCGCTGGTCGAGCGCAGCGATTTCGCACGGCTGAATGTGCGTGGCGTGGCGAAGTCGGCTTGAGGCTGGCCTGGCACTGGGGCGCTTGTCGGTACTTCTGGCGCTCCGGTGCTTACGGCGCGACTGTGTAAGCGGTCGCGCCAGGTGCGCAAGGCTCGACTCTGGTTTGGTATCAAGGACTTGGCCCGGTTGTGGATAGGTTATCCACAGGCTTGCGAACATTTTCTGTGGACAAGTTCGCCGGGTTTCTCGTGTTGGCCGGTAGCTGTTCCTGTATTCGTCTCCGTAGTTGCCGCGAGTTGCCGCGATAAGCACGCAGACGCGGCAACTCGCCCTCGTCTCACACCCCTTTTCCCCGCAACGCCCAGTTGAACATGCGTCGCGCTTTCCCGGTAGGCTGCGTCAACCGGTCGAACAGTTGCGCGACCGCGCCATCCAGTTGAGCCAGCGCCGGTGATTTTGCCGGATCGACCTCGATCCCCACTGCAGCCGACGCACGCTCGTTCGTTGCATCACGCGCCGAACCGCTCGGCTGTCCGTTGTATCGGGCGATCAGCGAGTCCAGTCGCGCCACGATCGATTCGACATGGGCCGCGCTGATATCCGCCGCATTGAGCGCCGCCGCTTCCTCGTTAGACGGCATCCCGCGCCGCGCCGGATCGCTCAACACCCGCGCCCAATGCAGGCAGCACAGCAGCGAACCCGTGGCTAGTTCGACATCGGGATTCCACGTCACTACACGCTGGGTTTGCAGCGGCTTTAATGCAATCCGAAGATCGTGCCAGCCACGATCCAGCCGGCGCATGGCAGCACGCGTTTCAGACGCGCTCACGCTAGCAGCACCAGCACCAGCACCAGCACCAGCACCCGCACCCGCACCCGCCGCAAGCCGGACCACCTCGCGCAGCGCTCCGAGCACAGCGCCCAGCCGAACCTCGACATGACGGGTGGCCGAAAGCGGCATCATCAGAATGGCGACGGCGAACGACACGATGCAGCCCACCAGCACTTCCTCGATCCGCAATTCGACCAGCGGTCCCATGGCGAAACCCAGTTCGCCGTAGACCAACCCCACGAGCACGGTAATGAAGAACACCCCCGGCGCGTAAGCGCTGAGGATGAAGTACGCCCAACCGAACACGCAGAGCACCATCGCAGCTACTAATAGTGTCGGCGAGTCGTGCAGCGGCGCGACCAGCATGACGCTGACCAGCGCGCCAGCCAGCGTGCCGACCAGACGCTGCGCGCCGCGATAGACCGTATCGGCGCGAGATCGCGTACCGAGAAACACGACGAATGTCGTGATGACGGCCCAGAACCAGCGCTCGGGGGAGAGCGAATGGCCGATCAGCATCGCCAGAAACGCCGCAGTCGTGGCGCGTGTGGCAGGCAACCAGCAGAGTTTGGCGCGCATGTCGGCGAGGCGTCGGGAGAACGGCGAAGCGATCGCGTTGTTGCTGGCCGGCACAAACGAAGCGTGCCGATGCGTCAGTTCCCTGAGCCGCGTCATCGCGTGACGAAGCATGTCGGCTGTGGTCGGGGCGTTGTGCCCGGCGGCGTGGCTCGACGCGAAGGCATGCTGCCCGGCCGCCACTTCGACTTCGACAATCCGCTCGCGAACCGTGCCCGCGTCGGATGGGTTGAGCAACGCGAGCTGCTCCTCCAGCGACAGCGCGGCTTCGTTCAACGCGGAGAGATTGGCGGCGGCTGGCGTATGGAGCACACGCGACGCACGCAGCGTCAGCGTGTGAATGGCGAGCCGGAACGTGGCAGCAGGACGCAGCGGCAAGACCACGCGGCCGATCAGCGCGACCATCAACGGGCCGAAGGCGGAAAACATCAGCGATTGCGTGAGATGCGCGATCGACGGATGCAGATACAGGCCGAGGTAGAAACACACGACGCCCAGCATCGCGCAACCCAGCGCACGCGGGCCGCAGGCCTGGCAAAGCATGCCGATGAACATCACGAGCAGAAAGCCCGCATCGGCGGCCAACGGGTAGCGACTCAGCACGGCCGCGACGGCGAAGCACGCGCAAGCGCACAGATAGAGGTAGGTGAGTGTGGCGAACCAGGCGGAGCGCCGGGCGTCGCGCAGGAACAGCGGCGCGACCATCGCGAACAGGACGCCGGGCGCAGCGAGGATGACGGGTTGGCGATGGGCGACGGTCCACGCGATGCTCGCCACGCCAGTCAGCAGGCAGGCAAGCGCGACGCGCAGCGCGGTGTGGAGGCGCACGAGTCCGGGGTCCGCGGCTAGCAGACGGTCGGCGACGCGCGAAAACGCGGCAGCAATCATGATCGATGATGTCCAGGCTAAGTGGCCGCCATCGGCTTTTGGCCGATCGCGGCAGGGCGGATCACGCGGGACCCGCCACCTTTGTATCGCCGGATTGGACCCTCGTGCCGGGATCACCGGCTGAAAGCCCCGTCCGACGACGGGCGATAACCTCGAACAAGCACGCCGGACGCGCTGCAAAGGGTGGGGCAGCACATCGGCAGGTTCGGGTTTTCCCGGATGATAGCTTGTCAAAATTGAGGCGGCGAATATTTGGGGACCGTGGTGCTCTTTGGCTCCTGGTTCGCGGCGCGCGGATTGGTTGCGGACTGCGGTGGACAAATAGCAGTTGCGTGTGGGAGCGGCGGCGATCTCTACACATATAGACGGCGCGAGCGCCCTGAGTTACCTGCCATCGTTCGACCGGGCTCGTGACGAGGCTGACGTTCATTCTCGGTCGGCCACGTGTCCATGTCCCGATGCTCGGGATGTCGTTACGGATGTGCTGTCGTTTTAGGCACGCTATAACAGCGCATCTCAAATTGAGTCGGATGACTAACTAATTTGCAATTGGTGCGAAAGTGCCTATTTTTATAGCGCTCTTATTTTTTAGAAAATAATTGCACAAGAGGGTTGACGGGGTTCGGTCTGATCGCCATAATCTCGTTTCTCTGCTGCAGACGCAGCGACGCAGAACGAAGCGGTGCCGGGTGGTTGAAGTGGGCGCAGTTTTGTGAGCGGATCGATCTTTAAAAATTAACAGCCGATAAGTGTGGGCGCTTGATACGCGATGCGAGTGGATCCTTCGGGGTCTGCTGCAAAGCAAAAGCATCAAGTCTCACACAGTAATGAAAGGAAGGTTTTTCTGTCCTCGGACAGATGAATCATTCGTCAGTACGTTGAGTGAGCGACCGGTTCTTAACGGAACCGAAAAACAGTAACAGGTTTGAACTGAAGAGTTTGATCCTGGCTCAGATTGAACGCTGGCGGCATGCC
Coding sequences within it:
- a CDS encoding CbtA family protein, producing MVGKLLVRGMLAGIAAGLLTFGFARLVGEPQVDQAISFEEKADAAKGEAPEPELVSRETQAGLGLLTGVVTFGAAVGGLFSLVFAYAYGRVGVLGVRALSAWLALAAFIALVIVPNIKYPANPPSVGDPETIGMRTGLFFLMIAISIAAMVFSLKVRRRAVLKLGAWNGSIVAGLVFIVIIAAVQLSMPVINEVPAAFPAVLLWKFRVAAIGMQVIMWTTIGLLFGALVERSDFARLNVRGVAKSA
- a CDS encoding CbtB domain-containing protein, with protein sequence MNDTVFNSATQPVAQPTPIPLRELLPWVVFGGLLLLLAIYFVGAEEGATSLVPGMYVHEFVHDGRHLLGFPCH
- a CDS encoding FUSC family protein, coding for MIAAAFSRVADRLLAADPGLVRLHTALRVALACLLTGVASIAWTVAHRQPVILAAPGVLFAMVAPLFLRDARRSAWFATLTYLYLCACACFAVAAVLSRYPLAADAGFLLVMFIGMLCQACGPRALGCAMLGVVCFYLGLYLHPSIAHLTQSLMFSAFGPLMVALIGRVVLPLRPAATFRLAIHTLTLRASRVLHTPAAANLSALNEAALSLEEQLALLNPSDAGTVRERIVEVEVAAGQHAFASSHAAGHNAPTTADMLRHAMTRLRELTHRHASFVPASNNAIASPFSRRLADMRAKLCWLPATRATTAAFLAMLIGHSLSPERWFWAVITTFVVFLGTRSRADTVYRGAQRLVGTLAGALVSVMLVAPLHDSPTLLVAAMVLCVFGWAYFILSAYAPGVFFITVLVGLVYGELGFAMGPLVELRIEEVLVGCIVSFAVAILMMPLSATRHVEVRLGAVLGALREVVRLAAGAGAGAGAGAGAGAASVSASETRAAMRRLDRGWHDLRIALKPLQTQRVVTWNPDVELATGSLLCCLHWARVLSDPARRGMPSNEEAAALNAADISAAHVESIVARLDSLIARYNGQPSGSARDATNERASAAVGIEVDPAKSPALAQLDGAVAQLFDRLTQPTGKARRMFNWALRGKGV
- a CDS encoding histidine phosphatase family protein is translated as MDLRLLLVSHASTAAQRAGRFPIDDDALDARSIGETEAVRARMAFSGDAAAFVSPAVCARETASALGLAATVDEALADINYGRWRGQRLIDIANEAPQELAAWTRDPDAAPPGGESFAALVKRVGAWLDALNPTTADHASNHPRHVVAVTHAPLLRAAIVHALGASPEIFARIEIAPLSLVELRRSSRGWTWRPSAS